The following coding sequences lie in one Paenibacillus durus ATCC 35681 genomic window:
- a CDS encoding DUF1934 domain-containing protein, producing MPDNLTHKYGVSVTLISRHEGETSILNVSGEATQKGPQLYIRFEEPGQGPDGADASVRTTVKILDDELRIIRHGGVQSEQSFRSGARLPGFYRSPYTQFNLSTETRMLEISRQERSLTVKWEYDLYVYDELSGQFAISLHIQEEPLV from the coding sequence TTGCCTGATAACCTTACGCATAAATATGGCGTCTCCGTCACACTCATAAGCCGGCATGAAGGCGAGACAAGCATTCTTAACGTAAGCGGCGAGGCCACGCAAAAGGGACCGCAGCTGTATATTCGTTTTGAGGAACCCGGTCAGGGACCGGATGGCGCCGATGCGTCCGTTCGGACGACGGTCAAGATTCTGGATGACGAGCTGCGGATTATCCGCCACGGCGGCGTCCAGTCGGAGCAATCTTTCCGGAGCGGCGCGCGTTTGCCCGGATTTTACCGGTCTCCCTATACCCAGTTTAATCTGTCCACCGAGACAAGGATGCTGGAGATCTCACGGCAAGAACGTTCCCTGACAGTGAAATGGGAATACGATTTATACGTGTACGACGAGTTGTCGGGACAGTTCGCCATTAGTTTGCATATACAGGAGGAACCTTTAGTATGA
- the argS gene encoding arginine--tRNA ligase, with product MTQRPNPLALINERVKEAIADAVVAAGLVQREELPAIVLEVPKDKAHGDLATNAAMQLTKIAKRNPRQIAEAIVEHLDASQASIEKAEIAGPGFINFTLSKSYLYPVIALALEQGADYGRTDAGQGQKVEVEFVSANPTGSLHLGHARGAAVGDALCNVLDFAGYKVTREYYINDAGNQVSNLSQSIEVRYLQELGQQAEMPEDGYYGEDIKGFAKELAADKGDSLLELSPGDRAAFFRAYGLEKELDKIKRDLGRFRVAFDIWYSETSLYETGEVLRALDQLRDRGEVYEQDGATWLQTTKYGDDKDRVLIKNDGTYTYLTPDIAYHSDKYGRGYDKMINIWGADHHGYIPRMKAAMASLGNDPDKLVVLIAQMVSLFQDGEKVKMSKRTGKAVTMEDLMEEVGVDAIRYFFTMRSMDSHLDFDMDLAVSTSNENPVFYVQYAHARICSVFRQAEEQGITLAELAAIDYSKLTAEHEYALLRKVGELPAEIDLAAEGYAPHRLIRYVYELASLFHSYYRAERVITEDAAQTLARLALLGAVRQAIANVLRLVGVTAPERM from the coding sequence ATGACACAACGTCCAAATCCGCTTGCCCTCATTAATGAAAGGGTGAAAGAAGCCATCGCCGATGCGGTTGTCGCAGCAGGCCTGGTTCAGCGGGAAGAGCTTCCGGCTATCGTGCTGGAAGTGCCCAAAGACAAAGCCCATGGCGATCTGGCGACCAACGCCGCTATGCAGCTGACCAAAATTGCCAAACGTAATCCGCGCCAAATCGCCGAGGCGATCGTGGAGCATCTGGATGCAAGCCAAGCCTCGATTGAAAAAGCGGAAATCGCCGGCCCCGGCTTCATCAACTTTACGCTGTCCAAATCGTATCTTTATCCGGTCATTGCTCTGGCCCTGGAGCAGGGTGCCGATTACGGCCGCACGGACGCCGGCCAAGGACAAAAGGTTGAGGTTGAGTTCGTCAGCGCGAACCCGACGGGAAGCCTGCATCTGGGCCACGCCCGGGGGGCGGCCGTTGGCGATGCGCTGTGTAATGTGCTGGATTTCGCCGGTTACAAGGTCACGCGCGAATACTATATCAACGACGCGGGCAATCAGGTTTCCAACCTGAGCCAATCGATCGAGGTCCGGTATTTGCAGGAGCTTGGCCAGCAGGCCGAAATGCCCGAGGACGGCTATTACGGCGAAGACATCAAGGGCTTTGCCAAAGAGCTTGCCGCTGACAAGGGAGATTCGCTTCTGGAGCTGTCGCCCGGCGACCGCGCCGCCTTTTTCCGTGCCTACGGGCTGGAGAAGGAACTAGATAAAATCAAGCGTGATCTGGGACGCTTCCGCGTCGCCTTCGACATCTGGTACAGCGAGACCTCGCTGTATGAGACCGGGGAAGTGCTGCGGGCGCTTGACCAGCTCCGGGACAGAGGGGAAGTGTACGAGCAGGACGGCGCAACATGGCTGCAGACGACGAAATACGGTGACGACAAGGACCGTGTGCTGATCAAGAATGACGGCACCTATACGTACCTGACGCCGGATATCGCTTATCACAGCGATAAGTACGGCCGCGGCTACGACAAAATGATCAATATTTGGGGCGCCGACCACCATGGCTATATTCCACGGATGAAAGCCGCGATGGCGTCGCTTGGCAATGATCCGGACAAGCTGGTTGTGCTGATTGCCCAAATGGTCAGTCTGTTCCAGGACGGCGAGAAGGTGAAAATGTCCAAGCGGACCGGTAAGGCGGTTACCATGGAGGATCTGATGGAAGAAGTCGGCGTCGATGCGATTCGCTATTTCTTCACCATGCGGAGCATGGATTCCCATCTCGACTTCGATATGGATCTAGCCGTCTCAACCTCGAACGAAAATCCGGTGTTCTATGTACAATATGCGCATGCGCGCATTTGCAGCGTATTCCGTCAAGCTGAGGAGCAGGGTATCACCCTGGCGGAACTCGCCGCAATTGATTATTCCAAGCTGACGGCAGAGCATGAGTACGCCCTGCTGCGCAAAGTCGGCGAGCTTCCAGCCGAGATTGATTTGGCTGCGGAGGGCTACGCTCCGCACCGCCTGATCCGCTATGTGTATGAGCTGGCGTCGCTCTTCCACAGCTACTACAGGGCTGAGCGTGTAATCACCGAGGATGCCGCTCAGACGCTGGCGCGCCTCGCGCTGCTGGGCGCCGTTCGCCAAGCGATTGCGAACGTGCTGCGCCTTGTCGGCGTGACGGCGCCGGAACGGATGTAG
- a CDS encoding S8 family peptidase: MDYYEFWQAVIKEIAAAPANEERRIVTFHNPRQYAGALSQWKSLKPSRPGLRKVKVSPLIRAFVMPAASAVKLMHKYTGALTIEEDLRIQIHSSAASPTSPKTSHYLPWGVKAIRAPQAWSRSTGVHIKIGVIDTGADYLHPDLRASLASGVNLLHRGILPLDDNGHGTHIAGTLAAAGGTRGMMGVAPRSLIYPVKAFDHTGSAYVSDIVLGIDWCVQNRIDLINMSFGMKTRSKALHDVVVKAYRAGIPIIASSGNDGKRGGDYPARYSETIAVGAIDHKRRVASFSNRGSYIDVYGPGENVTSCWPKEGYREMSGTSMATSHVTGAAALLLALRPGLTPRQLKLLLRRTSSPLRLRKGQRRASLGGGAVDAMRLLRARTRVRRIAAGEGPASTG; the protein is encoded by the coding sequence ATGGACTATTACGAATTTTGGCAAGCGGTGATAAAAGAAATAGCGGCCGCTCCCGCAAACGAAGAACGCCGCATCGTCACTTTTCACAATCCCCGTCAGTATGCCGGAGCGCTATCGCAGTGGAAGTCTCTAAAGCCCAGCCGGCCCGGACTGCGTAAAGTCAAAGTTTCTCCGCTGATCCGAGCCTTTGTTATGCCTGCCGCCAGCGCCGTGAAGCTGATGCATAAATACACCGGAGCTCTCACTATTGAAGAAGATTTGCGCATACAGATCCATTCTTCTGCCGCATCCCCTACCTCGCCCAAGACTTCCCATTACCTGCCTTGGGGCGTAAAGGCGATCCGCGCCCCTCAAGCATGGTCAAGATCGACCGGCGTTCATATTAAAATCGGCGTCATCGATACCGGTGCAGATTACCTTCATCCCGACCTTAGAGCTTCACTCGCCTCCGGGGTGAATCTGCTGCACCGGGGCATTCTGCCGCTCGACGACAACGGGCACGGCACGCATATCGCCGGAACGCTCGCTGCGGCGGGCGGCACACGGGGCATGATGGGCGTGGCGCCGCGCTCCCTGATCTACCCCGTCAAAGCCTTCGATCATACGGGCTCGGCCTATGTTTCCGACATTGTTCTGGGCATTGATTGGTGCGTCCAGAACCGGATCGACCTCATCAATATGAGCTTCGGAATGAAGACCCGCAGCAAAGCGCTGCATGATGTTGTCGTCAAAGCATACCGCGCCGGCATCCCGATTATCGCCTCCTCGGGCAATGACGGCAAGCGGGGAGGCGATTACCCGGCCCGATACAGCGAAACCATCGCCGTCGGAGCTATCGATCACAAGCGCCGCGTCGCCTCTTTCAGTAACCGCGGCTCGTATATCGATGTATACGGACCGGGAGAGAACGTGACTTCCTGCTGGCCCAAGGAAGGCTACAGGGAAATGAGCGGCACCTCCATGGCGACCTCGCATGTGACGGGAGCCGCCGCCCTGCTGCTCGCTCTGCGCCCGGGTCTTACGCCCCGGCAGCTGAAGCTGCTGCTGCGCCGCACCTCATCTCCTCTGCGGCTGCGCAAGGGCCAGCGCCGGGCGTCGCTGGGCGGCGGCGCCGTGGACGCGATGCGCCTGCTGCGGGCACGGACGCGGGTCCGCCGGATAGCGGCGGGCGAAGGCCCAGCCTCTACGGGATGA
- the rpoE gene encoding DNA-directed RNA polymerase subunit delta, with translation MSTPLNLKLDPEKIKEMPMVDLAFLILKAANTPFYYRDLMAEVAKLRGMSDEAINDTIAQLYTEINIDGRFACVGTNLWGLKRWYPLERSDDPIGNSKRPRIINDDDDDMEDDDFTEEEDAYSGDEEDFDVIDEDRDDLYSDDDSEEEVDEDVVMDDEDLEDEDLDDEDSEEETDEDSADEEDDDKY, from the coding sequence GTGAGTACGCCACTTAATTTGAAGCTCGATCCTGAGAAAATCAAAGAAATGCCGATGGTAGACTTGGCTTTTCTAATTCTGAAGGCGGCTAATACGCCGTTCTATTACCGTGACCTGATGGCCGAGGTGGCCAAGCTGCGCGGAATGTCCGATGAAGCAATCAACGATACGATCGCCCAGTTATATACCGAAATTAACATTGACGGGCGCTTTGCCTGTGTCGGAACAAATCTGTGGGGCCTGAAACGCTGGTATCCGCTGGAACGCTCCGATGATCCGATCGGCAACTCCAAACGTCCGCGCATCATTAATGATGACGACGACGATATGGAGGATGACGATTTTACCGAGGAAGAAGATGCCTACTCTGGCGACGAAGAAGACTTCGACGTGATCGACGAGGACCGCGACGACCTGTATTCCGACGATGACAGCGAAGAGGAAGTCGATGAAGATGTCGTTATGGATGATGAAGATCTGGAAGACGAGGATTTGGACGATGAGGACTCCGAGGAAGAGACCGACGAAGACAGCGCGGATGAGGAAGATGACGACAAATATTAA